A window from Theobroma cacao cultivar B97-61/B2 chromosome 3, Criollo_cocoa_genome_V2, whole genome shotgun sequence encodes these proteins:
- the LOC18603803 gene encoding uric acid degradation bifunctional protein TTL isoform X1 gives MEEMKVDEKEALACCGSTQFAKQMALASPFPSLDHAVSAATDIWFNKVDVNGWLEAFAAHPQIGESPSPSSHTTSAQWSKGEQSTALATATDLGLQELSDWNARYRQKFGHVFLICAAGRSATEILAELTNRYWNRPIVELEIAAKEQMKITELRLRKLLSAKAEAVSTGSQYSKVVVSKAEEERVSIIGQHLSASLEAFPGKAPQVQARSRPPITTHVLDVSRGSPAAGIEVRLEMWKGGEPCPLFGEMDRGGWVLQGCSTTDRDGRSGHLISMVDAVSPGVYRISFNTGKYCPVGFFPYVSIVFEIKESQKLEHFHVPLLLSPFSFTTYRGS, from the exons ATGGAGGAGATGAAGGTGGATGAGAAGGAAGCGCTAGCATGCTGCGGCAGCACCCAATTCGCCAAGCAAATGGCTCTGGCCTCTCCTTTTCCTTCCTTGGATCATGCTGTCTCTGCCGCCACGGATATCTGGTTCAACAAG GTTGATGTTAATGGTTGGCTGGAAGCATTTGCAGCTCATCCTCAGATCGGAGAATCcccttctccttcttctcaCACCACCAGTGCtca GTGGAGTAAGGGAGAACAATCAACTGCTTTAGCAACTGCCACTGATTTGGGCTTGCAG GAACTATCTGACTGGAATGCTCGATATAGACAAAAATTTGGACATGTATTTCTCATCTGCGCAGCTGGGAGGAGTGCTACTGAAATACTTGCTGAATTGACG AATCGGTACTGGAACAGGCCCATAGTTGAGCTTGAGATAGCAGCCAAAGAGCAGATGAAAATAACGGAATTGCGTCTTAGAAAGCTTCTCTCTGCCAAGGCAGAAGCTGTATCAACAGGCAGCCAGTATTCAAAGGTGGTTGTGAGTAAAGCAGAAG AAGAGCGTGTGAGCATAATTGGACAGCATTTAAGTGCTTCTTTAGAAGCTTTTCCGGGAAAAGCACCTCAAGTCCAAGCTCGAAGTCGACCACCCATTACTACCCATGTCTTGGATGTTTCTCGGGGATCTCCAGCTGCTGGTATTGAAGTACGTTTGGAAATGTGGAAGGGTGGTGAACCTTGTCCATTGTTTGGTGAGATGGATAGAGGTGGTTGGGTTCTTCAAGGATGTTCAACTACTGATAGAGATGGACGAAGTGGTCATTTGATAAGCATGGTAGATGCAGTGAGCCCTGGAGTATACAGGATAAGTTTTAACACGGGTAAGTACTGCCCGGTAGGCTTTTTCCCCTATGTCTCAAtagtctttgaaatcaaagAGTCACAGAAATTGGAGCATTTTCACGTTCCTCTACTGCTTTCACCGTTCTCATTCACAACTTACCGCGGGAGCTAA
- the LOC18603803 gene encoding uric acid degradation bifunctional protein TTL isoform X2 yields the protein MEEMKVDEKEALACCGSTQFAKQMALASPFPSLDHAVSAATDIWFNKVDVNGWLEAFAAHPQIGESPSPSSHTTSAQWSKGEQSTALATATDLGLQELSDWNARYRQKFGHVFLICAAGRSATEILAELTNRYWNRPIVELEIAAKEQMKITELRLRKLLSAKAEAVSTGSQYSKVVVSKAEERVSIIGQHLSASLEAFPGKAPQVQARSRPPITTHVLDVSRGSPAAGIEVRLEMWKGGEPCPLFGEMDRGGWVLQGCSTTDRDGRSGHLISMVDAVSPGVYRISFNTGKYCPVGFFPYVSIVFEIKESQKLEHFHVPLLLSPFSFTTYRGS from the exons ATGGAGGAGATGAAGGTGGATGAGAAGGAAGCGCTAGCATGCTGCGGCAGCACCCAATTCGCCAAGCAAATGGCTCTGGCCTCTCCTTTTCCTTCCTTGGATCATGCTGTCTCTGCCGCCACGGATATCTGGTTCAACAAG GTTGATGTTAATGGTTGGCTGGAAGCATTTGCAGCTCATCCTCAGATCGGAGAATCcccttctccttcttctcaCACCACCAGTGCtca GTGGAGTAAGGGAGAACAATCAACTGCTTTAGCAACTGCCACTGATTTGGGCTTGCAG GAACTATCTGACTGGAATGCTCGATATAGACAAAAATTTGGACATGTATTTCTCATCTGCGCAGCTGGGAGGAGTGCTACTGAAATACTTGCTGAATTGACG AATCGGTACTGGAACAGGCCCATAGTTGAGCTTGAGATAGCAGCCAAAGAGCAGATGAAAATAACGGAATTGCGTCTTAGAAAGCTTCTCTCTGCCAAGGCAGAAGCTGTATCAACAGGCAGCCAGTATTCAAAGGTGGTTGTGAGTAAAGCAGAAG AGCGTGTGAGCATAATTGGACAGCATTTAAGTGCTTCTTTAGAAGCTTTTCCGGGAAAAGCACCTCAAGTCCAAGCTCGAAGTCGACCACCCATTACTACCCATGTCTTGGATGTTTCTCGGGGATCTCCAGCTGCTGGTATTGAAGTACGTTTGGAAATGTGGAAGGGTGGTGAACCTTGTCCATTGTTTGGTGAGATGGATAGAGGTGGTTGGGTTCTTCAAGGATGTTCAACTACTGATAGAGATGGACGAAGTGGTCATTTGATAAGCATGGTAGATGCAGTGAGCCCTGGAGTATACAGGATAAGTTTTAACACGGGTAAGTACTGCCCGGTAGGCTTTTTCCCCTATGTCTCAAtagtctttgaaatcaaagAGTCACAGAAATTGGAGCATTTTCACGTTCCTCTACTGCTTTCACCGTTCTCATTCACAACTTACCGCGGGAGCTAA
- the LOC18603804 gene encoding pentatricopeptide repeat-containing protein At1g74850, chloroplastic isoform X1: protein MAISIPNHFLALTQPSNFALNRRQLSSNRIFTGGNHSFLSGGAGICRAKPRELVLGNPSVTVEKGKYSYDVETLINKLSSLPPRGSIARCLDVFRNKLSLNDFALVFKEFAHRGDWQRSLRLFKYMQRQIWCKPNEHIYTIMISLLGREGLLEKCREVFDEMPSQGVTRSVFAYTALINAYGRNGAYNISLELLDKMKKDKVLPSILTYNTVINACARGGLDWEGLLGLFAEMRHEGIQPDIVTYNTLLSACANRGLGNEAEMVFRTMNEGGILPDLTTYSYLVESFGKLGKLEKVSELLKEMESGGNLPDIMSYNVLLEAYAKSGSIKEAMGVFKQMQVAGCAPNATTYSILLNLYGRNGRYDDVRELFLEMKESNTEPDAATYNILIQVFGEGGYFKEVVTLFRDMVEENIEPNVKTYDGLIFACGKGGLHEDAKKILLHMNEKCIVPSSRAYTGVIEAYGQAALYEEVLVAFNTMNEVESNPTIETYNSLLQTFARGGLYKEANAILSRMNETGVAKNRDSFNALIEAFRQGGQFEDAIKAYVEMEKARCDPDERTLEAVLSVYCFAGLVDESNEQFQEIKALGVLPSVMCYCMMLAVYAKCDRWDDAYQLFDEMLTNKVSNIHQVIGKMIRGDYDDDANWQMVEYVFDKLNSEGCGFGIRFYNALLEALWWLRQKERAARVLNEATKRGLFPELFRKNKLVWSVDVHRMWEGGTYTAVSIWLNSMQKMFLSGDDLPQLATVVVARGQMEKSSIARDIPTAKAAYTFLQDIVSSSFSFPGWNKGRIVCQRSQLKRILSATGSSSDESKADNIIALSNFPIPSMGVKSSPGDVEYTQHDNAISETKMRRTELMAGTA, encoded by the exons ATGGCAATTTCAATACCTAATCACTTCCTCGCTCTCACGCAACCTTCCAATTTCGCACTCAACCGGCGACAGCTCTCTTCTAATCGAATTTTCACCGGCGGCAACCATAGCTTCCTGTCCGGCGGAGCCGGAATATGCAGAGCGAAACCTCGAGAGTTGGTCCTCGGCAACCCGTCGGTGACGGTAGAAAAAGGAAAGTACAGTTACGACGTTGAAACACTAATCAACAAGCTAAGCAGCCTCCCGCCTCGTGGCAGCATTGCGAGATGTCTCGATGTCTTCCGCAACAAACTTTCACTAAACGACTTCGCTTTAGTCTTCAAAGAGTTCGCTCACCGCGGCGATTGGCAACGTTCCCTACGACTTTTCAAATACATGCAACGCCAGATCTGGTGTAAGCCAAACGAACACATTTACACCATCATGATCAGCCTCTTGGGCCGCGAAGGCTTGCTCGAGAAATGCCGCGAAGTGTTCGACGAAATGCCTAGCCAAGGCGTGACTCGCAGTGTTTTCGCCTACACGGCATTGATTAACGCCTACGGACGGAACGGCGCGTATAATATTTCGCTTGAGTTACTCgataaaatgaagaaagacAAAGTTTTGCCGAGTATTTTAACTTATAATACCGTGATTAATGCGTGTGCAAGGGGCGGGTTGGATTGGGAGGGTTTATTAGGTTTGTTTGCGGAAATGAGACATGAAGGAATACAACCTGACATTGTTACTTATAATACTTTGCTTAGTGCTTGTGCTAATAGGGGTTTAGGTAATGAGGCGGAAATGGTTTTTAGGACTATGAATGAAGGAGGGATACTGCCGGATTTAACTACTTATAGCTATCTTGTTGAGAGTTTTGGGAAGTTAGGTAAGCTGGAGAAAGTTTCAGAGCTACTTAAGGAAATGGAGTCTGGAGGGAATTTGCCGGATATTATGTCATATAATGTGTTGTTAGAGGCATATGCTAAGTCGGGGTCAATTAAGGAAGCGATGGGTGTGTTTAAGCAGATGCAGGTGGCCGGATGTGCGCCAAATGCTACTACATATagtattttgttgaatttgtATGGCAGGAATGGGCGATATGATGATGTTCGTGAGCTTTTTCTTGAGATGAAAGAGAGCAATACAGAGCCGGATGCTGCTacatataatattttgatacAGGTTTTTGGAGAGGGTGGGTATTTTAAGGAGGTCGTGACTTTGTTTCGTGATATGGTGGAGGAGAATATTGAGCCTAATGTGAAGACTTATGATGGTTTAATATTTGCTTGTGGGAAGGGAGGGCTTCATGAGGATGCCAAGAAAATTCTACTTCACATgaatgaaaaatgtatagtGCCTAGTTCCAGGGCTTATACTGGGGTTATCGAGGCTTATGGACAGGCAGCATTATATGAGGAAGTTTTAGTTGCCTTTAACACAATGAATGAAGTAGAGAGCAACCCGACCATTGAAACTTACAATTCACTGCTTCAGACTTTTGCAAGAGGTGGATTGTACAAGGAAGCTAACGCAATTTTGTCCAGAATGAATGAGACTGGTGTTGCAAAGAACAGGGATTCTTTCAATGCTTTGATTGAAGCTTTTAGGCAAGGAGGCCAGTTTGAGGATGCTATCAAGGCTTATGTAGAGATGGAAAAAGCAAGATGTGATCCTGATGAACGGACCCTTGAAGCAGTTTTAAGCGTCTATTGCTTTGCAGGTCTGGTTGATGAGAGCAATGAGCAATTCCAAGAAATTAAAGCTTTAGGAGTGTTGCCCAGTGTCATGTGCTATTGCATGATGCTGGCTGTTTATGCAAAATGCGACAG GTGGGATGATGCCTATCAGTTATTTGATGAGATGCTCACAAATAAAGTTTCGAATATTCATCAAGTGATTGGAAAAATGATTAGAGGAGATTATGATGATGACGCAAACTGGCAGATGGTAGAGTATGTCTTTGACAAACTTAACTCTGAAGGATGTGGCTTTGGAATAAGGTTCTATAATGCACTTTTAGAAGCACTTTGGTGGCTACGTCAGAAAGAACGGGCTGCAAGGGTGCTCAATGAAGCAACAAAGCGAGGGCTATTCCCTGAACTTTTCCGTAAAAACAAACTTGTATGGTCTGTGGATGTACACAG GATGTGGGAAGGTGGCACTTACACAGCAGTCTCAATTTGGCTCAACAGTATGCAGAAGATGTTCTTAAGTGGGGATGATCTTCCTCAACTTGCTACTGTTGTTGTAGC ACGGGGGCAGATGGAGAAAAGCTCAATTGCCCGTGATATTCCAACTGCAAAAGCTGCCTATACATTCCTGCAGGATATTGTGTCgtcatcattttctttccctGGGTGGAACAAAGGGCGAATTGTCTGTCAGCGGTCTCAGCTTAAGCGAATTCTGTCAGCCACAGGCTCATCTTCAGATGAGTCGAAAGCGGATAATATAATTGCTTTAAGTAACTTCCCCATTCCTTCTATGGGAGTGAAATCATCTCCTGGTGATGTAGAGTATACCCAACATGATAATGCGATTTCAGAAACCAAAATGAGAAGAACAGAGCTTATGGCTGGTACAGCTTAA
- the LOC18603804 gene encoding pentatricopeptide repeat-containing protein At1g74850, chloroplastic isoform X2 translates to MAISIPNHFLALTQPSNFALNRRQLSSNRIFTGGNHSFLSGGAGICRAKPRELVLGNPSVTVEKGKYSYDVETLINKLSSLPPRGSIARCLDVFRNKLSLNDFALVFKEFAHRGDWQRSLRLFKYMQRQIWCKPNEHIYTIMISLLGREGLLEKCREVFDEMPSQGVTRSVFAYTALINAYGRNGAYNISLELLDKMKKDKVLPSILTYNTVINACARGGLDWEGLLGLFAEMRHEGIQPDIVTYNTLLSACANRGLGNEAEMVFRTMNEGGILPDLTTYSYLVESFGKLGKLEKVSELLKEMESGGNLPDIMSYNVLLEAYAKSGSIKEAMGVFKQMQVAGCAPNATTYSILLNLYGRNGRYDDVRELFLEMKESNTEPDAATYNILIQVFGEGGYFKEVVTLFRDMVEENIEPNVKTYDGLIFACGKGGLHEDAKKILLHMNEKCIVPSSRAYTGVIEAYGQAALYEEVLVAFNTMNEVESNPTIETYNSLLQTFARGGLYKEANAILSRMNETGVAKNRDSFNALIEAFRQGGQFEDAIKAYVEMEKARCDPDERTLEAVLSVYCFAGLVDESNEQFQEIKALGVLPSVMCYCMMLAVYAKCDRWDDAYQLFDEMLTNKVSNIHQVIGKMIRGDYDDDANWQMVEYVFDKLNSEGCGFGIRFYNALLEALWWLRQKERAARVLNEATKRGLFPELFRKNKLVWSVDVHRMWEGGTYTAVSIWLNSMQKMFLSGDDLPQLATVVVACTYLMNLVWPVIFLANNYSAMS, encoded by the exons ATGGCAATTTCAATACCTAATCACTTCCTCGCTCTCACGCAACCTTCCAATTTCGCACTCAACCGGCGACAGCTCTCTTCTAATCGAATTTTCACCGGCGGCAACCATAGCTTCCTGTCCGGCGGAGCCGGAATATGCAGAGCGAAACCTCGAGAGTTGGTCCTCGGCAACCCGTCGGTGACGGTAGAAAAAGGAAAGTACAGTTACGACGTTGAAACACTAATCAACAAGCTAAGCAGCCTCCCGCCTCGTGGCAGCATTGCGAGATGTCTCGATGTCTTCCGCAACAAACTTTCACTAAACGACTTCGCTTTAGTCTTCAAAGAGTTCGCTCACCGCGGCGATTGGCAACGTTCCCTACGACTTTTCAAATACATGCAACGCCAGATCTGGTGTAAGCCAAACGAACACATTTACACCATCATGATCAGCCTCTTGGGCCGCGAAGGCTTGCTCGAGAAATGCCGCGAAGTGTTCGACGAAATGCCTAGCCAAGGCGTGACTCGCAGTGTTTTCGCCTACACGGCATTGATTAACGCCTACGGACGGAACGGCGCGTATAATATTTCGCTTGAGTTACTCgataaaatgaagaaagacAAAGTTTTGCCGAGTATTTTAACTTATAATACCGTGATTAATGCGTGTGCAAGGGGCGGGTTGGATTGGGAGGGTTTATTAGGTTTGTTTGCGGAAATGAGACATGAAGGAATACAACCTGACATTGTTACTTATAATACTTTGCTTAGTGCTTGTGCTAATAGGGGTTTAGGTAATGAGGCGGAAATGGTTTTTAGGACTATGAATGAAGGAGGGATACTGCCGGATTTAACTACTTATAGCTATCTTGTTGAGAGTTTTGGGAAGTTAGGTAAGCTGGAGAAAGTTTCAGAGCTACTTAAGGAAATGGAGTCTGGAGGGAATTTGCCGGATATTATGTCATATAATGTGTTGTTAGAGGCATATGCTAAGTCGGGGTCAATTAAGGAAGCGATGGGTGTGTTTAAGCAGATGCAGGTGGCCGGATGTGCGCCAAATGCTACTACATATagtattttgttgaatttgtATGGCAGGAATGGGCGATATGATGATGTTCGTGAGCTTTTTCTTGAGATGAAAGAGAGCAATACAGAGCCGGATGCTGCTacatataatattttgatacAGGTTTTTGGAGAGGGTGGGTATTTTAAGGAGGTCGTGACTTTGTTTCGTGATATGGTGGAGGAGAATATTGAGCCTAATGTGAAGACTTATGATGGTTTAATATTTGCTTGTGGGAAGGGAGGGCTTCATGAGGATGCCAAGAAAATTCTACTTCACATgaatgaaaaatgtatagtGCCTAGTTCCAGGGCTTATACTGGGGTTATCGAGGCTTATGGACAGGCAGCATTATATGAGGAAGTTTTAGTTGCCTTTAACACAATGAATGAAGTAGAGAGCAACCCGACCATTGAAACTTACAATTCACTGCTTCAGACTTTTGCAAGAGGTGGATTGTACAAGGAAGCTAACGCAATTTTGTCCAGAATGAATGAGACTGGTGTTGCAAAGAACAGGGATTCTTTCAATGCTTTGATTGAAGCTTTTAGGCAAGGAGGCCAGTTTGAGGATGCTATCAAGGCTTATGTAGAGATGGAAAAAGCAAGATGTGATCCTGATGAACGGACCCTTGAAGCAGTTTTAAGCGTCTATTGCTTTGCAGGTCTGGTTGATGAGAGCAATGAGCAATTCCAAGAAATTAAAGCTTTAGGAGTGTTGCCCAGTGTCATGTGCTATTGCATGATGCTGGCTGTTTATGCAAAATGCGACAG GTGGGATGATGCCTATCAGTTATTTGATGAGATGCTCACAAATAAAGTTTCGAATATTCATCAAGTGATTGGAAAAATGATTAGAGGAGATTATGATGATGACGCAAACTGGCAGATGGTAGAGTATGTCTTTGACAAACTTAACTCTGAAGGATGTGGCTTTGGAATAAGGTTCTATAATGCACTTTTAGAAGCACTTTGGTGGCTACGTCAGAAAGAACGGGCTGCAAGGGTGCTCAATGAAGCAACAAAGCGAGGGCTATTCCCTGAACTTTTCCGTAAAAACAAACTTGTATGGTCTGTGGATGTACACAG GATGTGGGAAGGTGGCACTTACACAGCAGTCTCAATTTGGCTCAACAGTATGCAGAAGATGTTCTTAAGTGGGGATGATCTTCCTCAACTTGCTACTGTTGTTGTAGC GTGTACATACCTCATGAACTTGGTTTGGCCAGTTATTTTTCTTGCAAATAACTATAGTGCTATGTCTTGA